A single Paenibacillus kribbensis DNA region contains:
- the aspS gene encoding aspartate--tRNA ligase, producing the protein MKRSHQCGALTDAHIGETVTLNGWVQTRRDLGGVLFIDLRDRSGIVQIVFNPAYSGDALQIADRVRSEYVLEVTGTVVKRDAETINPNLPTGEIEVRVTEIEVLNASKTPPFFIEDGVEVDESLRLKYRYLDLRRPEMHQTLKLRSKAAKVFRDFLDGEEFIEVETPILTKSSPEGARDYLVPSRVHEGEFFALPQSPQLYKQLLMVGGLERYYQIARCFRDEDLRADRQPEFTQVDIETSFMQQDDLLPMMERLMVKLFKETIGVELETPFQRITHAEAMDKYGSDKPDLRFGLELIKVSDIVATSGVKVFASVIEKGGEVKVLNAKGCGTWSRKDIDDLGPYAARYGAKGLAWIQVKEGEFKGPIVKFFTPEEIEALKERTGAEEGDLLLFSADNKKVVADVLGALRLKIGRHLGLIDDNTFKFAWVVDFPLLGYDEEQKRYVAEHHPFTRPKDEDLALLDTDPGQVRAQAYDIVLNGYEVGGGSMRIYKREVQEKMFKALNLPPEEVKDKFGYLLDAFEYGTPPHGGIAFGFDRLVMLLAGRTNLRETIAFPKTASATDLLMDAPSEVDHAQLEQLHIRLAPKPVAPKA; encoded by the coding sequence ATGAAAAGGAGTCATCAATGCGGCGCATTAACCGATGCGCATATCGGAGAAACAGTTACATTGAACGGTTGGGTACAGACCCGTCGTGACTTGGGGGGCGTACTTTTTATCGATCTGCGTGACCGCAGCGGAATTGTACAAATTGTGTTTAACCCGGCATATTCCGGTGACGCACTGCAAATTGCGGACCGTGTTCGTAGTGAATATGTGCTTGAGGTTACCGGTACTGTTGTCAAGCGGGATGCAGAAACGATTAACCCGAACCTGCCTACAGGTGAGATTGAAGTGCGCGTCACTGAAATCGAAGTATTGAATGCATCCAAAACACCTCCATTCTTCATTGAAGATGGCGTAGAAGTAGACGAGTCGCTTCGTTTGAAATACCGTTATCTGGACCTGCGTCGTCCTGAGATGCATCAGACCTTGAAGCTGCGTTCCAAAGCGGCTAAGGTGTTCCGTGACTTCCTGGACGGTGAAGAGTTCATCGAGGTGGAAACACCGATCTTGACGAAAAGCTCGCCGGAGGGCGCGCGTGACTATTTGGTACCTAGCCGGGTGCATGAAGGCGAGTTTTTCGCCTTGCCGCAATCGCCACAACTGTATAAGCAATTGCTGATGGTTGGCGGCCTGGAGCGTTACTACCAAATTGCTCGTTGTTTCCGTGATGAAGACTTGCGTGCTGACCGCCAGCCTGAATTTACGCAGGTCGACATTGAAACCTCCTTTATGCAACAGGATGACCTGCTGCCGATGATGGAGCGTCTTATGGTCAAACTGTTCAAGGAAACAATCGGTGTAGAACTGGAAACACCGTTCCAACGGATTACACATGCAGAGGCAATGGACAAGTACGGCTCTGACAAGCCAGACCTGCGTTTTGGTCTTGAACTGATTAAAGTAAGTGATATCGTGGCAACCAGTGGGGTCAAAGTGTTCGCTTCCGTCATTGAAAAGGGTGGCGAGGTCAAGGTCCTCAATGCCAAAGGATGCGGCACATGGAGCCGTAAGGACATTGATGATCTGGGTCCTTACGCTGCACGCTATGGAGCTAAGGGCTTGGCCTGGATTCAAGTGAAGGAAGGCGAATTCAAGGGGCCTATCGTTAAATTCTTTACACCGGAAGAAATCGAAGCACTGAAGGAGCGCACGGGAGCTGAAGAAGGCGACCTGTTGCTCTTCTCTGCGGATAACAAAAAAGTCGTTGCAGATGTATTGGGTGCGCTTCGTCTGAAAATTGGCCGTCATCTGGGACTGATCGACGACAACACATTCAAATTTGCATGGGTCGTGGACTTCCCGCTTCTTGGCTATGACGAAGAACAAAAACGTTATGTGGCGGAACACCATCCGTTTACTCGTCCGAAGGACGAAGACCTTGCCCTCCTGGACACAGATCCAGGTCAGGTTCGTGCTCAGGCTTATGATATCGTACTGAACGGCTACGAAGTGGGCGGCGGCTCGATGCGGATTTACAAGCGTGAAGTTCAGGAGAAAATGTTCAAAGCACTCAATCTGCCGCCGGAAGAAGTGAAGGATAAATTCGGGTACCTGCTGGATGCGTTCGAATATGGTACACCTCCACATGGTGGCATTGCCTTCGGTTTTGACCGACTTGTGATGCTGCTTGCAGGTCGTACGAACCTGCGTGAAACCATCGCATTCCCGAAAACAGCCAGTGCGACAGACCTGCTGATGGATGCACCATCCGAAGTGGATCATGCCCAATTGGAGCAGCTTCATATTCGTCTTGCTCCGAAGCCTGTTGCGCCTAAAGCCTAA
- a CDS encoding tRNA threonylcarbamoyladenosine dehydratase, translating into MLHQFSRTELAIGSEGLEAMKNSTVAVLGIGGVGSIAVEALARTGIGRIILIDKDVVDITNINRQIHALTTTVGQKKADLMVERVKLINPECEAIALNMFYTEETYEELFKYDLDYVLDASDTIIYKIHLIKECLKRGIPMISSMGAANKMDPSRFKVVDISQTRMDPIARVIRTKLRKEGITKGVKVVFSDEEPMKPREDITKKIVPANAPEIRKAKQPPASNAFVPPVAGLIMVGAAVKDLLERAGV; encoded by the coding sequence ATGCTGCATCAATTTTCACGAACGGAGCTGGCAATTGGCTCTGAGGGTCTGGAAGCTATGAAGAATAGTACGGTAGCCGTGCTGGGTATTGGCGGTGTCGGTTCGATTGCAGTCGAAGCACTGGCCCGGACGGGTATTGGACGTATTATTTTGATTGATAAAGATGTCGTAGACATCACCAACATTAACCGTCAGATTCACGCACTGACAACAACGGTAGGTCAAAAAAAGGCTGATCTGATGGTAGAGCGTGTGAAGCTGATTAACCCTGAATGTGAAGCTATTGCATTGAATATGTTTTACACCGAAGAAACTTATGAAGAGTTGTTTAAATACGATCTGGATTATGTGCTGGATGCCTCGGATACCATTATTTACAAAATTCATTTGATCAAGGAATGTCTAAAACGCGGGATTCCGATGATCTCCAGCATGGGTGCTGCCAACAAAATGGACCCAAGCCGTTTTAAGGTGGTGGATATTTCCCAGACGAGAATGGACCCGATTGCCCGTGTCATTCGGACCAAGCTGCGTAAGGAAGGCATTACCAAAGGCGTCAAGGTCGTCTTCTCCGATGAGGAGCCAATGAAGCCGCGTGAGGACATTACGAAAAAAATCGTACCTGCGAACGCACCGGAAATCCGGAAAGCAAAGCAGCCGCCTGCGAGCAATGCTTTTGTGCCTCCGGTAGCAGGCTTGATCATGGTCGGTGCAGCCGTCAAGGATTTGCTGGAGCGTGCTGGCGTGTAG
- a CDS encoding NCS2 family permease has translation MKDGLWSRSLGFKPEHHWKKELAAGAISYFSVVYIVMVNATILADAGIPLQGAMLGTLLTSMIGCLLMAFGGKSPMVVVPGMGINAFFTYTLVHSMKLSWQEALMVVSITGVLFAIVAFTSLYKLISQAIPYNLQHGITVGIGLFLTFIGLQKSGIVIAHQTTFVAIGHFNDPKVITACATLLLAIVLFVRNVQGGLLISILAGTGLAYVLGAVEPTSTVRTSETVQQYGQLFGALSFSGIASVAFWIAVFLLLLIVLFENIGMITAQTNMIGRPDTFKNSLRVLAVTNIFAGILGSSPAVAAAESTAGIAAGGRSGVTPLVTAILFGATFFCIPLLAYIPDSAIAPVLIIIGGLMVQNVREMDFSDFTEAFPAFLIMVMMPFTYSIVDGMAFGFIAYPVAKLAAGRGKEVPVALYIISVLFVANFVLHSLV, from the coding sequence ATGAAGGATGGACTATGGTCCAGAAGTCTCGGTTTCAAACCCGAGCATCATTGGAAAAAGGAATTGGCCGCTGGCGCCATTTCTTATTTTTCCGTTGTATATATTGTGATGGTCAATGCGACTATTTTGGCAGATGCTGGGATTCCCCTGCAAGGAGCGATGCTCGGAACACTGCTCACGTCCATGATCGGCTGTCTGCTGATGGCTTTTGGTGGCAAATCCCCCATGGTCGTTGTGCCAGGGATGGGAATCAATGCTTTTTTTACTTATACGCTCGTACATTCGATGAAGCTGAGCTGGCAGGAAGCGTTGATGGTAGTAAGCATCACCGGAGTGTTATTCGCCATTGTAGCATTTACATCTTTGTACAAGCTGATTAGCCAGGCAATTCCTTATAATTTGCAGCATGGAATTACGGTAGGCATCGGCTTGTTTTTAACCTTTATTGGATTACAAAAAAGCGGTATCGTGATTGCTCATCAAACGACCTTTGTGGCCATCGGTCATTTTAATGACCCTAAGGTGATCACGGCTTGTGCAACGTTGCTGCTGGCTATTGTGTTGTTTGTCCGTAACGTTCAGGGTGGGCTCTTGATCAGCATTCTGGCAGGAACCGGACTTGCTTACGTACTGGGAGCTGTTGAGCCGACAAGTACAGTGCGAACCTCTGAAACCGTGCAGCAATACGGGCAATTGTTTGGAGCACTGTCCTTTTCGGGTATCGCTTCGGTAGCCTTCTGGATCGCTGTTTTTCTCCTGCTGTTGATTGTACTGTTTGAAAATATTGGTATGATTACTGCACAGACCAACATGATTGGAAGACCGGACACCTTTAAGAATAGTTTGCGTGTATTGGCGGTGACCAATATTTTTGCCGGTATTTTAGGCAGCAGTCCGGCGGTAGCTGCGGCGGAATCGACAGCCGGTATTGCAGCAGGGGGACGTTCGGGAGTGACACCGTTAGTAACTGCTATATTATTCGGGGCTACGTTCTTCTGCATTCCACTGCTGGCTTACATTCCTGATAGTGCCATTGCCCCTGTATTAATCATTATTGGCGGGCTCATGGTGCAAAATGTGCGTGAGATGGATTTTAGTGATTTTACCGAGGCGTTTCCTGCATTTCTGATTATGGTAATGATGCCCTTTACTTACAGCATTGTCGACGGGATGGCCTTTGGTTTTATTGCATACCCGGTAGCCAAGCTGGCAGCAGGACGAGGCAAGGAAGTGCCTGTCGCATTGTATATCATATCTGTACTGTTCGTGGCTAACTTTGTACTTCATTCTCTGGTGTAG
- a CDS encoding ABC transporter ATP-binding protein translates to MENEHHVQQDEQQSWKKEKTGKRPDKAGMSRFIKLIASAHPPKAILTIAMILTLVQTIAGLIVPLMTKGLIDGLTFSSLNRMVIFGLLGAFVLQAVASAVSIYMLNYAGHKIVANLRKRLWHKILSLPIPYFDRNRSGDTMSRVTNDTSLIMNLITEYLVNLISNVIAIIGGIALLFYLDWVMTLIIMTIVPLTALILFPVGRKMYSISKKQQDEMADLTSVLTQVIGEIRLVKAYGTESREAKAGEDRIYRMFRFGLQESRILALVGPISTFLLTAVLVIILGVGGVRVASGVLTAGDLVAFILLLFQVITPMAQFTTLYSRLQKVVGATERIQTILDHEEEPLELKQEAAKESRDIVLRDVAFSYTEGEEVLHKASLVIPANRTTAFVGPSGSGKSTLFSLLERFYVPDTGEICYGDEPISSYTLSSWRSKIGYVSQESSMMTGTVRDNITYGLGREADLEEVRQAAKMAYADTFIMDLPQGYDTEVGERGMKLSGGQRQRIAIARALLRSPDILMLDEATSSLDSSSEHEVQKALANLMEGRTTIVIAHRLSTVVHSDQIIVLDKGKVTGAGTHAELIESHQVYRELAQKQFVEMGEGSMEH, encoded by the coding sequence ATGGAAAATGAGCATCATGTACAGCAAGATGAACAACAGAGCTGGAAGAAGGAAAAAACGGGTAAAAGACCCGATAAGGCTGGCATGAGCCGATTTATCAAATTAATTGCGAGTGCGCATCCGCCCAAGGCTATTCTCACCATTGCCATGATTCTGACCCTGGTTCAGACGATTGCCGGTTTAATTGTACCGCTGATGACCAAGGGACTAATCGATGGTTTGACCTTTTCTTCACTGAATCGTATGGTCATTTTTGGTTTGCTTGGCGCGTTTGTGCTTCAAGCTGTGGCTTCGGCGGTTTCAATTTATATGCTGAACTATGCCGGACACAAAATTGTGGCTAATCTGCGCAAACGCTTATGGCATAAAATTTTGTCTCTCCCCATCCCGTACTTTGATCGGAATCGGTCAGGAGATACGATGAGTCGTGTCACCAATGATACTAGCCTGATTATGAACCTCATTACAGAGTATCTTGTCAACCTGATTTCTAATGTGATTGCAATTATTGGCGGTATTGCGTTGTTATTTTATCTGGATTGGGTTATGACACTCATTATTATGACTATTGTTCCGCTAACAGCTCTTATTTTGTTTCCCGTAGGACGGAAAATGTACAGCATCTCCAAAAAGCAGCAGGATGAGATGGCAGATCTGACCTCAGTACTGACCCAGGTTATCGGTGAAATCAGGCTAGTGAAGGCTTACGGAACAGAAAGCCGAGAAGCAAAGGCCGGAGAGGATCGTATCTACCGGATGTTCCGCTTTGGTCTACAGGAATCCCGTATTTTGGCTCTTGTAGGACCCATCTCTACCTTCTTGCTGACCGCAGTGCTGGTCATTATTTTGGGTGTAGGTGGTGTACGGGTGGCATCAGGCGTGCTGACAGCCGGGGATTTAGTGGCTTTTATTTTACTGCTGTTTCAAGTGATTACACCTATGGCACAGTTTACAACCTTGTATTCTCGTTTGCAAAAGGTGGTTGGAGCTACTGAACGGATTCAGACGATTTTAGATCATGAAGAGGAGCCGCTTGAATTGAAGCAGGAAGCAGCAAAAGAGAGCAGGGATATTGTACTGCGTGATGTTGCTTTTTCCTATACCGAAGGTGAAGAGGTTCTTCATAAGGCGAGTTTGGTCATTCCAGCTAACCGCACGACAGCATTCGTAGGTCCGAGTGGAAGTGGCAAATCGACTCTGTTTTCATTGCTGGAGCGCTTTTATGTGCCAGATACCGGGGAAATCTGTTATGGAGATGAGCCGATATCATCATATACGCTATCCTCCTGGCGTTCCAAAATCGGTTATGTGTCACAGGAAAGCTCCATGATGACTGGAACAGTCAGAGATAATATCACGTATGGCTTGGGACGGGAAGCTGATTTGGAAGAGGTAAGACAAGCAGCCAAGATGGCATATGCAGATACGTTTATTATGGATTTGCCTCAAGGCTATGATACTGAGGTAGGGGAACGGGGGATGAAGCTGTCCGGCGGGCAGCGCCAACGGATTGCCATTGCGCGTGCGCTTCTTCGCAGCCCGGACATTCTCATGCTGGATGAGGCTACCTCCAGTTTGGACAGCTCATCCGAGCATGAGGTACAGAAGGCGCTGGCGAACCTGATGGAAGGACGAACGACGATTGTCATCGCTCACCGTTTGTCAACGGTCGTTCACTCCGATCAGATTATCGTGTTGGACAAGGGCAAGGTGACGGGTGCAGGAACTCATGCCGAGTTAATAGAGTCCCATCAGGTATATCGCGAGCTGGCTCAAAAGCAGTTTGTGGAGATGGGGGAGGGGAGTATGGAGCATTAG
- a CDS encoding response regulator transcription factor, which yields MSKPRVLVVDDENAIRKLIKTVLEADGMVVLQAENGMEAMRMISEEPFDLVLLDIMMENVDGYDVLGQTRNMGIHTPIIFLSGKKEDTDQIIGLGLGADAYVTKPFSPPVLCAQVKNQIKRYRQLQESTQQASRIALGPFLFNHHTYTFQKNNQEIALSSKELQLMKFFMEHPNQVFSKEQLYQNIWKDTVVDNNTIMVYIRHLRTKIEENPTNPKYIKTVWGIGYRFSVER from the coding sequence ATGAGCAAACCGAGAGTATTGGTCGTTGATGATGAAAACGCTATCAGAAAATTGATTAAAACGGTTCTTGAAGCCGATGGAATGGTTGTGTTACAGGCTGAAAACGGCATGGAAGCCATGCGGATGATTAGCGAGGAGCCATTCGATCTCGTCCTCCTGGACATTATGATGGAAAATGTTGATGGCTATGATGTGCTTGGTCAAACACGTAATATGGGCATCCATACGCCAATCATTTTTCTGAGCGGGAAAAAAGAAGACACAGATCAGATCATTGGACTTGGACTTGGGGCAGATGCCTATGTTACCAAGCCATTTAGTCCTCCTGTGCTTTGTGCTCAGGTAAAGAACCAGATTAAAAGATATCGCCAGCTTCAGGAATCAACACAACAAGCCTCACGTATTGCGTTGGGACCATTTCTATTCAATCATCATACCTATACGTTTCAAAAAAATAATCAGGAAATCGCGCTGTCATCAAAAGAATTACAACTCATGAAATTTTTTATGGAGCACCCCAATCAGGTCTTCTCGAAAGAACAGCTATATCAAAACATCTGGAAAGATACGGTTGTCGATAATAATACGATTATGGTCTATATCAGACACCTGCGGACCAAAATTGAGGAAAATCCCACAAATCCGAAATATATCAAAACCGTCTGGGGAATCGGGTATCGTTTTTCCGTTGAAAGATAG
- a CDS encoding 2-hydroxycarboxylate transporter family protein encodes MVTNNLQEAAELKLQPRTESKWKKVLNYKIGGVIPVGLYIPFMAVVYLLMNSGKLDSDMPGAVSVMVLYGFILAEIGKRIPILKDIGGAAIMATFVPSYMVYAHLLPQSAIDSVTDFMDNTNFLYVYIAIVIAGSILGMNRELMIKAVVRLAVPLTVGSILGTGVGLLTGVALGIPAYDTLFYILVPIMAGGVGEGAIPLSIGYSQILGSTQGEQFAMVIPAVMLGSLCAIILSGLLKKLGDKKPELTGNGTLLKTGDSDVLGLAEDKNKKPLDLYQMAAGAILAIGFFMLGTLAAEFVGLPGPIVMLFAAFLAKYFGWLPKFLEDGAQQMQRFFVIAVTYPLLLAVGVAKTPWEALISVISPAYFITIFVTVLTVVVSGYFAGKWMKMYPVEAAIITSTRCSQGGTGDVAILSAADRMVLMPFAQVSTRLGGAATVTLAIFLLRYLTH; translated from the coding sequence GTGGTCACTAATAATCTACAAGAAGCCGCAGAGCTTAAGCTACAGCCACGAACAGAGTCCAAATGGAAAAAGGTGTTGAATTACAAGATTGGAGGGGTCATTCCTGTAGGCCTGTATATCCCGTTTATGGCTGTTGTCTACTTGCTGATGAACTCCGGAAAGCTCGATAGTGATATGCCTGGGGCTGTATCTGTCATGGTATTGTATGGTTTTATTCTGGCGGAGATTGGAAAGCGCATTCCTATTCTGAAGGATATCGGCGGCGCTGCAATTATGGCAACGTTTGTTCCTTCTTACATGGTGTATGCTCATCTTCTCCCGCAGTCAGCCATTGATTCCGTTACTGACTTTATGGATAACACCAATTTCCTGTATGTGTACATCGCAATTGTTATCGCTGGCAGTATCCTTGGTATGAACCGGGAACTGATGATAAAAGCGGTCGTTCGATTGGCTGTCCCTTTGACGGTCGGCTCCATTCTCGGAACAGGCGTCGGTTTGCTTACAGGTGTGGCTTTGGGAATCCCTGCGTATGATACCTTGTTTTACATTCTTGTTCCTATCATGGCGGGAGGCGTTGGTGAAGGTGCGATTCCACTCTCTATCGGCTACAGCCAAATTTTAGGTTCGACCCAGGGTGAACAATTTGCCATGGTTATTCCTGCGGTCATGTTGGGTAGCTTGTGTGCTATTATTCTGTCCGGCTTGTTGAAGAAACTGGGGGATAAAAAACCGGAACTTACCGGCAATGGCACGCTGCTCAAAACAGGAGATAGCGATGTTTTGGGACTTGCAGAGGATAAAAACAAAAAGCCGCTTGATCTTTACCAAATGGCTGCCGGAGCCATTTTAGCTATCGGATTCTTCATGTTAGGCACCTTAGCCGCTGAGTTTGTTGGTCTGCCTGGTCCGATCGTCATGCTCTTTGCGGCATTCCTGGCCAAATATTTTGGTTGGTTGCCAAAATTCCTTGAAGACGGGGCGCAACAGATGCAACGTTTCTTTGTTATCGCCGTAACGTATCCGCTCCTGCTTGCGGTAGGTGTTGCTAAAACACCATGGGAGGCACTGATTTCTGTCATTAGCCCTGCTTATTTCATCACCATTTTTGTAACTGTATTAACCGTGGTAGTGAGTGGATATTTTGCTGGTAAGTGGATGAAAATGTATCCGGTTGAAGCTGCGATTATTACTTCTACTCGATGCAGCCAGGGTGGAACAGGGGATGTGGCGATTCTTTCTGCAGCCGATAGAATGGTACTCATGCCATTTGCCCAGGTATCCACACGTCTCGGTGGTGCAGCAACGGTAACACTTGCTATTTTCCTGCTGCGATACCTTACACACTAA
- a CDS encoding sensor histidine kinase: protein MRFQREIPFHYRSHFSFITMLALPISFLVLLWMAYGSYMDGERTVIEQQQQQLLTIAKLNSTSIESFFDEQMHTLQILAGNRQISLAIANKNETVIDESLSAYYTAKKDSIYRISQVNLEGRVVHTFPKRNRTDAMKAYELIKDDIQRVLREKKPFIASAKLEKQGHYIVHLFQPVYLDGKFQGALISVVNLNAVYEELLKPIRVGTKGYIHVKDQQGYYLMHPSEENIGLSLSAMKAKYPGLDYRDLEKLFKMQLTQEQGSAFYHSYWWGDESYTKTKKIEAFSRVHLGDSFWVVAAAMNYDDVREPIAQNRIKTIEIFSMIVLTLACAVYIIMRTKKNKEALEYETRYLRELNNKNELLRKKDLQLQHSQKLQLIGTLSGEIAHDFNNFLTPIRGYAEIMLSSIDPTEEIYDYVSEIYDASEKARVIIEEILLLSRLESGKVKKNAPVKVEEQVEEALGLIKSFLSPKVSAVFNKRVDSAVIFANKVQIHQVIMNLCNNAYQAMKTAGGELKIILDAIPLQEVKKIRENVLEVSDYVTLSVSDTGRGMSDDTLQKIFDPFFTTKPAGEGTGLGLYIVQSILEKHQGFITVDSELGRGSVFTVYLPKTEFVAKETEINMNPVFTEQKRILLVDDKQRVLKAMRRGLEAYSFHVETESDSVEALQRFEKSPNHYDLVITDQAMPYLTGTELAERIKVINPSMKIILITGYVEDHVVAYKERLIIDEYMCKPVAGSDMAQMIYKVLQS, encoded by the coding sequence ATGAGATTTCAACGAGAGATACCATTTCATTATCGAAGCCATTTTTCATTCATCACGATGCTAGCGCTTCCGATTTCTTTTCTAGTTCTGCTGTGGATGGCCTACGGCTCGTATATGGACGGAGAACGTACCGTAATTGAACAGCAGCAGCAGCAATTGCTAACGATTGCCAAGTTAAACAGCACATCTATTGAATCCTTTTTCGATGAACAAATGCATACGCTGCAAATATTGGCAGGCAACCGGCAGATATCGCTCGCCATAGCCAATAAGAATGAAACTGTGATTGACGAAAGCCTATCTGCTTATTATACCGCCAAAAAAGATAGCATCTATCGGATTAGCCAGGTGAACCTGGAAGGGAGAGTGGTACACACTTTTCCCAAGCGAAATCGTACGGATGCGATGAAAGCCTATGAATTAATCAAGGATGATATACAAAGGGTGCTGCGAGAAAAAAAACCGTTCATCGCAAGTGCCAAGCTGGAGAAGCAAGGCCATTATATTGTGCATCTGTTTCAGCCTGTTTATCTCGATGGGAAATTTCAAGGTGCGCTTATCAGTGTGGTAAATCTAAACGCTGTGTATGAGGAGCTGTTGAAGCCGATTCGCGTGGGGACCAAGGGTTATATCCATGTCAAGGATCAGCAAGGCTACTATCTCATGCACCCGAGCGAAGAAAATATCGGGTTATCGCTATCGGCGATGAAGGCCAAATACCCGGGGCTTGATTATCGCGACCTGGAGAAACTGTTCAAAATGCAGCTTACCCAGGAACAAGGCTCAGCTTTCTACCATTCGTACTGGTGGGGTGACGAATCCTATACCAAGACGAAAAAGATCGAGGCATTTTCCCGTGTTCATCTCGGTGACTCGTTTTGGGTGGTTGCCGCCGCCATGAACTACGATGATGTGAGAGAACCGATTGCACAAAATCGGATTAAAACGATTGAGATTTTTTCAATGATTGTCCTGACGTTGGCTTGTGCCGTTTATATCATCATGAGGACGAAAAAAAATAAAGAGGCTTTAGAATACGAGACGAGGTATTTGCGGGAGCTGAATAACAAAAACGAGCTGCTCCGAAAAAAGGATCTACAATTGCAGCACTCGCAGAAGCTGCAGCTGATCGGCACGCTATCAGGGGAAATTGCCCATGATTTCAATAATTTTCTGACGCCCATCAGAGGCTATGCAGAAATCATGCTTAGCAGTATAGATCCTACTGAAGAAATTTATGATTATGTCAGTGAGATTTATGATGCTTCCGAGAAAGCAAGAGTGATCATCGAGGAAATCCTGCTATTGAGCCGGCTGGAGAGTGGGAAGGTCAAGAAAAACGCTCCGGTCAAAGTTGAAGAGCAGGTCGAAGAGGCACTGGGACTCATCAAATCCTTCCTCTCGCCCAAAGTGAGTGCTGTGTTCAACAAACGGGTAGATTCAGCCGTTATTTTTGCAAATAAAGTACAGATTCATCAAGTCATTATGAACCTGTGCAACAATGCCTATCAAGCAATGAAAACAGCCGGTGGCGAACTAAAAATCATATTGGATGCCATTCCCTTGCAAGAGGTAAAAAAAATCCGCGAGAACGTCTTGGAAGTCAGCGATTACGTTACTTTATCTGTCTCGGATACGGGTAGAGGGATGAGTGACGACACCTTGCAGAAAATCTTTGATCCTTTTTTCACAACCAAACCGGCAGGAGAGGGTACGGGGCTTGGATTGTATATCGTCCAGAGCATTCTCGAAAAACATCAAGGATTTATTACCGTAGATTCGGAGCTGGGCAGGGGTAGTGTGTTTACGGTGTATCTGCCGAAAACGGAGTTTGTAGCAAAAGAGACAGAGATCAATATGAACCCTGTGTTTACGGAACAAAAGCGCATTCTTTTGGTCGATGATAAACAGCGCGTATTGAAAGCGATGAGAAGAGGACTGGAAGCGTATAGTTTCCATGTTGAGACAGAATCAGACAGTGTGGAAGCATTGCAGCGGTTTGAAAAGTCTCCAAACCATTACGATCTGGTCATTACGGATCAGGCAATGCCTTATCTGACGGGTACAGAATTGGCTGAACGTATCAAGGTAATCAACCCAAGTATGAAGATCATCCTGATTACTGGTTATGTCGAGGATCACGTGGTGGCATACAAGGAGAGATTGATCATTGATGAATACATGTGTAAGCCTGTAGCAGGTTCAGATATGGCACAAATGATTTATAAGGTTCTGCAATCCTGA
- the citD gene encoding citrate lyase acyl carrier protein, giving the protein MIIQQAGMAGTLESSDITISIEPNGTKGIEIELKSTVENQFGNQIRKVILETLQGMGIEHAYVRANDKGALDCAIKARVMTAVSRVVEGDCRPWEAE; this is encoded by the coding sequence TTGATTATTCAGCAAGCAGGCATGGCCGGTACACTGGAATCAAGCGATATTACGATTTCCATCGAGCCGAACGGGACGAAAGGCATTGAAATCGAGTTGAAAAGTACCGTAGAGAACCAGTTCGGGAACCAGATTCGCAAAGTGATTCTCGAAACATTACAAGGAATGGGCATTGAACATGCATATGTCCGCGCAAATGATAAAGGCGCACTGGATTGCGCCATTAAGGCTAGAGTAATGACAGCCGTAAGCAGAGTGGTCGAGGGCGACTGCCGACCATGGGAGGCGGAATAG